The Triplophysa rosa linkage group LG25, Trosa_1v2, whole genome shotgun sequence genome window below encodes:
- the si:ch211-79m20.1 gene encoding LIM domain-containing protein A codes for MMSSRLLLLVLAALAACQCSGRSQGDPIPSSLVDLVLNTPISSMDDLKRLLDVESVEEDDEKPENEIHANQTHRRFSRSLSVQVAHQAMCKVRTEVMEVTRAMLDKRNTDFLLWPPCVEVQRCSGCCNTRVLQCVPVSIDTRHLQMTKIKFINRQPVYEKVIIPVEDHVTCSCQPHLSPNAPRLQTTPLPPPRPHPKVTAPKRQSKEELHRHDELKNNQRLHLEDKETHELQWQSKYTLSHTQGYRQSLSQHALTHTPAGTVNVYKGVVPTRQTTLGAPHMMSDETQTEEVEEHRRKPEHHTHVGSGDGTTVKTPTVGQHYTQHHHDEQQSKPQQPHHQTTPQQQKHNPTHDSIQSEHSVPNSGQLDPISRTYSHVEVIGQSSGLSEVLSDHQSEVRKHHHHHQSETSNDQNVPQEQEMEKHQEETQHHLRHQHHHHQHHHTTQGFSHQQITQQTVTKAPRTTPSAPQTPPPLQPLRKRRRKHRRRMSKASMRAMIMVMS; via the exons ATGATGAGCTCGCGGCTTCTGCTGCTGGTGCTCGCGGCGCTCGCGGCGTGCCAGTGCTCCGGTCGCTCGCAG GGAGACCCTATTCCTTCATCTCTGGTGGATTTAGTGTTGAACACCCCGATCTCATCTATGGATGACCTGAAGAGACTTCTGGACGTAGAATCCGTAG AGGAAGATGACGAGAAGCCCGAGAACGAGATCCACGCCAACCAAACACACCGACGTTTCTCCAGAAGCCTTA gcGTTCAGGTGGCCCATCAGGCGATGTGTAAAGTTAGGACAGAAGTTATGGAAGTGACCCGTGCGATGTTGGACAAACGGAATACTGACTTCTTGTTATGGCCTCCGTGTGTGGAAGTGCAACGCTGCTCTGGCTGTTGCAACACACGTGTGCTACAATGCGTGCCAGTTTCCATAGACACACGGCATTTACAG ATGACAAAAATTAAGTTTATCAACCGACAACCGGTCTATGAAAAAGTTATCATACCCGTAGAGGACCACGTGACTTGTAGCTGTCAACCGCACCTTTCTCCAAATGCCCCACGCCTCCAGACCACACCCCTTCCTCCGCCCCGGCCCCACCCTAAAGTAACGGCACCAAAGAGGCAATCAAAAGAGGAGCTCCATCGGCATGATGAACTcaaaaataatcaaagactGCACTTAGAAGACAAAGAAACACATGAACTGCAGTGGCAGTCCAAATACACACTTTCGCACACACAGGGTTACCGACAAAGCCTGTCTCAACacgcactcacgcacacaccGGCGGGAACGGTTAATGTATATAAAGGAGTAGTTCCCACTCGTCAAACCACATTAGGAGCTCCACACATGATGAGCGATGAAACGCAGACAGAGGAAGTCGAGGAACATCGCAGAAAACCTGAACACCACACGCATGTGGGCAGTGGAGACGGCACAACAGTAAAGACGCCTACTGTGGGACAGCATTACACCCAACATCACCATGACGAACAGCAGTCGAAACCACAGCAACCACATCATCAAACTACAccacagcaacaaaaacacaatccTACCCATGATTCCATTCAATCAGAGCACAGTGTGCCAAACAGCGGCCAATTAGATCCAATTAGTCGCACTTACAGCCATGTTGAGGTGATCGGCCAATCTAGTGGCTTATCTGAAGTGCTAAGTGATCACCAATCAGAAGTTAGaaaacaccaccaccaccaccaatcAGAAACGAGTAATGATCAGAATGTGCCGCAAGAGCAGGAAATGGAAAAGCACCAAGAAGAAACGCAGCATCATCTTCGTCATCAACACCACCATCATCAACATCACCATACAACACAAGGGTTCAGCCATCAACAGATCACACAACAAACAG TGACGAAAGCCCCAAGGACCACACCCTCAGCCCCCCAGACTCCACCTCCTCTTCAGCCCCTGCGGAAGCGTCGACGGAAACATCGGAGGAGGATGAGCAAGGCCTCCATGAGAGCTATGATAAT GGTAATGTCCTGA